A DNA window from Bradyrhizobium sp. CCBAU 53421 contains the following coding sequences:
- a CDS encoding glutamine synthetase beta-grasp domain-containing protein — MTKYKLEYIWLDGYTPTPSLRGKTQIKEFASFPTLEQLPLWGFDGSSTQQAEGHSSDCVLKPVACYPDAARENGVLVMCEVMMPDGKTPHVSNKRATILDDDGAWFGFEQEYFFYKDGRPLGFPEEGYPAPQGPYYTGVGYKNVGSVARKIVEEHLNLCLAAGINHEGINAEVAKGQWEFQIFGKGSKTAADQMWMARYLMLRLTESYGIDIEFHCKPLGDTDWNGSGMHANFSTKYMREVGGKEYFESLMKAFEKNLMDHIAVYGPDNDKRLTGKHETAPWNKFSYGVADRGASIRVPHSFVNNGYKGYLEDRRPNSQGDPYQIASQILKTISEVPTGAKAAA; from the coding sequence ATGACCAAGTACAAGCTCGAGTATATCTGGCTCGACGGATATACGCCGACGCCGAGCCTGCGCGGTAAGACGCAGATCAAGGAATTCGCGTCGTTCCCGACCCTCGAACAGCTTCCGCTGTGGGGCTTTGACGGTTCGTCCACCCAGCAGGCTGAAGGCCACAGCTCTGACTGCGTGCTGAAGCCGGTCGCCTGCTATCCCGACGCCGCGCGCGAGAACGGTGTGCTGGTGATGTGCGAAGTCATGATGCCCGATGGCAAGACGCCGCATGTGTCCAACAAGCGCGCCACCATCCTGGACGACGACGGCGCCTGGTTCGGCTTCGAGCAGGAATATTTCTTCTACAAGGATGGCCGTCCGCTTGGCTTCCCGGAAGAGGGTTATCCGGCTCCGCAGGGCCCGTACTACACCGGCGTCGGCTACAAGAACGTCGGCAGCGTCGCCCGCAAGATCGTGGAAGAGCATCTCAATCTCTGCCTCGCCGCCGGCATCAACCACGAAGGCATCAATGCCGAAGTGGCGAAGGGCCAGTGGGAATTCCAGATCTTCGGCAAGGGCTCCAAGACCGCCGCTGACCAGATGTGGATGGCTCGCTATCTGATGCTGCGCCTCACCGAGAGCTACGGCATCGATATCGAATTCCACTGCAAGCCGCTCGGCGACACCGACTGGAACGGTTCGGGCATGCACGCCAATTTCTCGACCAAGTACATGCGCGAAGTCGGCGGCAAGGAGTACTTCGAGAGCCTGATGAAGGCGTTCGAGAAGAACCTGATGGACCACATCGCCGTCTACGGCCCGGACAACGACAAGCGTTTGACCGGCAAGCACGAGACCGCCCCGTGGAACAAGTTCAGCTACGGCGTGGCTGATCGTGGCGCGTCGATCCGCGTGCCGCACTCCTTCGTCAACAACGGCTACAAGGGCTACCTGGAAGACCGCCGTCCGAACTCGCAAGGCGACCCCTACCAGATCGCTTCGCAGATCCTGAAGACGATCTCCGAGGTACCGACCGGCGCCAAGGCTGCAGCATAA
- a CDS encoding tyrosine-protein phosphatase — MSEAPARHLNLAGASNFRDLGGYQTRDGRTMRWRQIFRSNHLAHLTEQDIAVVRSLGVKSAFDFRGVAERAEALCGMSDVTVHSLPVEPTVVASLRAIASNRQLSEADAIDVMRDSYRGYVQDNTPRYRTLFAHLLEDRAPLVIHCTAGKDRTGFACALILHALGVSEQVIADDYLLTNQYYKRDPAHSTELPDDVKQVLGTVRAAFLAAAFEAIDTDYGGLDGYFREGLGLGQAERKALEGRYLQA; from the coding sequence ATGTCAGAAGCCCCTGCCCGTCACCTCAATCTCGCCGGCGCCAGCAATTTTCGTGACCTGGGCGGCTACCAGACCCGTGACGGCCGGACGATGCGCTGGCGGCAGATCTTCCGCTCCAACCATCTTGCCCATCTCACCGAGCAGGACATCGCCGTGGTGCGCTCGCTCGGGGTCAAGAGCGCATTCGATTTCCGCGGCGTCGCCGAGCGCGCCGAGGCGTTGTGCGGCATGAGCGACGTCACCGTGCATTCGCTTCCGGTCGAGCCGACGGTGGTTGCCTCGCTGCGCGCGATCGCCAGCAACCGACAGCTCTCGGAAGCCGATGCGATCGACGTGATGCGGGATTCCTACCGCGGCTATGTCCAGGACAACACGCCGCGCTATCGCACGCTGTTCGCCCATCTGCTCGAGGACCGCGCCCCGCTGGTGATCCACTGCACCGCGGGCAAGGATCGCACCGGCTTTGCCTGCGCGTTGATCCTGCACGCGCTCGGCGTGTCCGAGCAGGTGATCGCGGACGACTACCTCCTGACCAACCAGTACTACAAGCGCGACCCGGCCCACAGCACCGAGTTGCCCGATGACGTCAAGCAGGTGCTCGGCACCGTGCGCGCGGCGTTTCTGGCGGCTGCGTTCGAGGCGATCGATACCGACTATGGCGGCCTCGACGGATATTTCCGCGAAGGCCTCGGGCTCGGCCAGGCCGAGCGCAAGGCGCTTGAAGGCCGCTATTTGCAGGCCTGA
- a CDS encoding MliC family protein encodes MTYRGGAILVGAILFEIVGSSAAPAQSAFRNYHCADGTQFIAAFFGGDTRAHLQLDGKAVTLTKRLSLTGTRYKGGGVTLEITRAGLTRLRHAKRPVTACELA; translated from the coding sequence ATGACTTATCGCGGAGGCGCCATTCTCGTCGGCGCAATTCTTTTCGAGATTGTTGGTTCCTCGGCAGCGCCGGCGCAGTCCGCCTTCCGGAATTATCACTGTGCCGACGGCACGCAGTTCATTGCGGCGTTCTTTGGCGGAGATACCCGCGCGCATCTGCAACTCGACGGTAAGGCGGTGACGCTGACCAAGCGGCTGTCACTGACGGGCACGCGCTATAAAGGGGGCGGGGTCACGCTCGAGATCACCCGGGCCGGGCTTACCAGGCTGCGGCATGCGAAGCGGCCGGTGACGGCCTGCGAGCTGGCATGA
- a CDS encoding DUF2735 domain-containing protein, which translates to MITTGQNQGPIEGSATIYQFPAGGRAALGGRRYGEIRSARDLAAEVETSACSESWYHQAAIDDATPSRDH; encoded by the coding sequence ATGATCACCACGGGCCAAAACCAAGGGCCAATCGAGGGATCGGCAACGATCTACCAATTCCCGGCGGGAGGCCGCGCGGCTCTCGGCGGGCGCCGCTACGGCGAAATCCGATCGGCGCGCGACCTGGCCGCTGAGGTCGAGACTTCGGCGTGCAGCGAGAGCTGGTACCACCAGGCGGCAATCGACGATGCCACGCCGAGCCGCGATCACTGA
- the fabG gene encoding 3-oxoacyl-ACP reductase FabG, with protein MKGKAIVITGALGALGKVVAEEALARGARVAGIDHAASQLAATADRIELGGVDLTDTAQATAAIDKAAAHFGRLDGLINIAGGFTFEAVSDGDPATWQRMYAMNVMTAFNTSHAAIPHLIKSGAGRIINIGALGALQAASGMGPYAASKAGVHRLTESLAAELKGKVTVNAVLPSIIDTAANRAAMPKADISKWVTPKELAEVILFLTSDAASAVTGALLPVNGRV; from the coding sequence ATGAAGGGAAAAGCCATTGTCATCACCGGCGCGCTTGGCGCGCTAGGCAAGGTGGTCGCCGAAGAGGCGCTGGCGCGCGGCGCGCGCGTCGCCGGCATCGATCATGCGGCCTCGCAGCTTGCCGCGACGGCCGATCGCATCGAACTCGGCGGTGTCGACCTCACCGACACCGCGCAGGCGACGGCTGCGATCGACAAGGCGGCGGCGCATTTCGGCCGGCTCGACGGGCTGATCAACATCGCCGGCGGCTTCACCTTCGAGGCGGTGAGCGACGGCGATCCCGCGACCTGGCAGCGGATGTATGCGATGAACGTGATGACCGCGTTCAACACGTCGCACGCGGCGATTCCGCACCTCATCAAATCCGGCGCCGGACGGATCATCAATATCGGCGCGCTCGGCGCCTTGCAGGCTGCCTCCGGCATGGGGCCCTATGCAGCATCAAAGGCCGGCGTGCACCGCCTCACCGAGTCGCTCGCCGCCGAGCTCAAGGGCAAGGTCACGGTCAACGCGGTGCTGCCCTCGATTATCGACACCGCAGCCAATCGCGCCGCGATGCCGAAGGCCGACATCTCGAAATGGGTGACGCCGAAGGAGCTCGCCGAGGTGATCCTGTTCCTCACCAGCGATGCCGCCAGCGCCGTCACCGGCGCGCTGCTACCGGTCAACGGGCGGGTTTGA
- a CDS encoding SGNH/GDSL hydrolase family protein encodes MIDIVNRGIGGQEAPEEFSRIESDVIAEAPVMVIWQVGTNAVYRNYNFDQVQATFEAGLDVLAVLPLDVVVMDSQYTQAIIGAPDVLKLANQFMPMIADVAASRKVNLFRRFALMKQWVEAGIPLSELDDGAQEHLHTSEWATDCITQALLGAINDAVARSASTSS; translated from the coding sequence ATGATCGACATCGTCAACCGGGGGATCGGCGGGCAAGAGGCGCCGGAAGAGTTCTCGCGCATCGAGTCCGATGTCATCGCTGAAGCACCGGTGATGGTGATTTGGCAGGTCGGCACCAACGCCGTGTACAGGAACTACAATTTCGATCAGGTGCAAGCGACATTCGAGGCAGGGCTCGATGTGCTCGCCGTGCTGCCGCTGGACGTCGTGGTGATGGATTCGCAGTACACCCAGGCAATCATCGGCGCGCCGGACGTGCTCAAGCTCGCCAACCAGTTCATGCCAATGATCGCCGACGTCGCCGCAAGCAGGAAGGTCAATCTGTTCCGCCGCTTTGCGCTGATGAAGCAATGGGTCGAGGCCGGAATTCCGCTCTCCGAACTCGACGATGGTGCACAGGAGCATCTCCATACGAGCGAGTGGGCGACCGATTGTATCACTCAAGCGTTGCTCGGTGCGATCAACGATGCGGTGGCACGCAGCGCGAGCACGTCGTCCTGA